One stretch of Bacteroidota bacterium DNA includes these proteins:
- a CDS encoding response regulator transcription factor — protein MKLLLVDDNDKIRQIMKDFYLPYFNEVVECADGKEAVEQFPSLQPDWTVMDIKMKSMDGIEAAHRILSEEGKAKIILVSQFGDEATVSAAVACGAVAFVKKDNLENVIEIIRRTDE, from the coding sequence ATGAAACTTCTACTGGTAGACGATAACGACAAGATCAGGCAAATAATGAAGGATTTCTATTTGCCATACTTTAATGAAGTAGTTGAATGTGCAGACGGCAAGGAAGCGGTTGAACAATTCCCATCTCTTCAACCGGACTGGACAGTAATGGATATTAAAATGAAATCAATGGATGGCATTGAAGCGGCACACAGGATCTTGTCGGAAGAAGGAAAAGCAAAGATTATCCTTGTCTCTCAATTCGGCGACGAAGCGACGGTTTCGGCGGCTGTGGCATGCGGTGCTGTTGCATTTGTAAAAAAAGATAACCTGGAGAATGTGATTGAAATAATTCGACGGACAGATGAATAG